gcaggacaAGAAGGACGGATCTTACAAGATGAAGCACTTCAGGTGGAGCGGGCCGCCGGCCAGCAAGCGCTACGGCGGCTTCATGAAGAGCTGGGACGAGCGCAGCCAGAGGCCGCTGATGACGCTCTTCAAGAACGTCATCAACAAAGACGGgcagcagtgaggaagaggaggtctcACACCgagcctgagacacagacagagacagacagagacagacagagacaggccGAGGCATGTTTTCATATTCACTGACCGATGTAAATACCTGTATTTATTACATGAAGACATAAAGAGATCTTTGCAAGCAACACGGGTTCTcatttctgacacacacacacacagatgaacacacaaacacacacagacacacacacacacacacagagacacggagacacacacacacacacacacacagacagacacacacacagatgaacacacaaacacacacagacacacacacacacacagacacacacacacacacacagatgaacacacaaacacacacagacacacacacacacacagacacacagatgaacacagacacacacacacacacagatgaacacacacacacacacagatgaacacagacacacacacagatacacacagagacacacacacacagacacacacagacacaaacacacacacagacacacacacagacacacacacacacacacagacacacacacagagacacacagatgaacacacacagacgaacacacacacagacacacagatgaacacacacacacacacacacagatgaacacacacacacacacacacacacacacacacacacagacagatgaacaGACACCAAAAAATCCAGAAAACTGAAATccaaataaaacttttattctTTAAATTCAGAGTCACCTCAGAAGGAACgatcaaaaaatcaaatcaataaaagagaaacacaaaaacacaaacagcatgatttgtgtgtgtgtgtctgtgtgtgtctgtgactaatacacacacaggtcgGGGAACTTCATCTCATAGAGCGGCGTGGAGCGCGGCGGCGACTGTCCGGACGGAGACGGAGGAGGACGTATGATCAGATCAAAGACCTGGTCCAGCCTGGACTGCAGCCGAGACGTCTGCGGGGACACACCAGCAGTTAGCAGGAGGACAGACGTCCAAGCGGACAGAGGACAGATTCGGTGTCTCACCCGTGCTCCACACTGAGCGGCGATCTCCTCAAAGGGCGCCGTCTGAAAGTGCTCCGCCAgctgcatcctcctcctcctctcctcctcctccacctgtcctctgtcctctgggaGACACACAACAGTCACAACAATGGACAGACACGCCCACGGAGGGACgtctgtgacagacagacacctaCCGATGGCGCTCTTCAGGGTCTCAAAGGTGATCTGCTCCGTCTGAGGCTTCTACCACCGAGAGAGACACTGTcagtctgagacacacacacagatacagacacagacacacagacacacagacagatacacacacacagacagacagatacacacacagacacacacagatacacacagacacacacagatacacacagacacacacacacacacagacagatacacacacacacacagatacacagacacacacagatacacacacacacacacagatacacagacacacacagacacacacacagatacacacagacacacacagacagacacacacacagacagacacacacacacacagacacacagaaacatacacacacacacacacacagacagacacacacagacacacagatacagacacagacacacacacagatacagacacacacacacagatacagacacacacacacacacagatacagacacacacacacacacacagatacagacacacacacacacacacagatacagacacacacacacacacacacacagatacagacacagacacacacacacagatacagacacagacacacacacagacacacagatacagacacagacacacacacaaacacacacacacagatacagacacagacacacacacagacacacacacagatacagacacacacacacctgtggtgTATCAGGGCAGCACTGAGCGTCCATGTCCATCTGTACAGAGATGACGTCTCCGATGCTCTTCCTCCTAGACAGACGGTCctcctctgaaacacacactcgtcatggctctgtgtgtgtgtatgtgtgtgtgtgtgtgtgtatacctatgtgtttgtgtacctgtCAGCTGAGGTGTGTACGGCGTGTTGAGGCGCTCGGAGTGAGCgctgtagctgcttcctgtcagcgCCTCGCAGATGGTTGACTGGACAAACAGGAAGCCTTCGTCCACCGTCAGCGTGCCGTCTGGCagcctgacacacaaacacctcacaATCAATCAGGTGATCAATCACATGATCAATcagctgatcagtgtgtgtacCTAGGATCATCACAGAAGACATGCTCAGGCAGCAAGTGTGGCGCCCCCTTCTGACGCCTTTCTATGACCtgtaaaaagacacacactgtatcacacacacagacacacacagacacagagacacacagacacacacagacacacacagatacacacagacacacacagacacacacagacacacacacacagacacaacacacaacacacacacacagacacacacagacacacacacacacacacacagacacacacagacacacacagacacacagacacacagacacacgcagacacacacagacacacagacacacacagacacacacacacagacacacacagacacacacacacacacagacacacacacagacacacacacagacacacacacacagacacacacagacacacacacacacagacacacacagacacagagacacacctgtGTGATGTGTTCATGGAGCAGTGGGGGCGGTCCGAGTTGTGACAGCAGGTCGAGGAAGGCGGCGGAGACGGCATGGACGCCGCAGCGGTTAAACGTCGACAGAGACTCCTGATTGGACAAGGCCAGCTcctgtcagccaatcacagagcagaggaCAGTCAGTTcatcagagagaaggaggaacaCGTCATCATCATGAGAGCAGGGCCCACCTGCAGAGCCAAGACCAGTCGGATCAggtccaccaccacctcctcgttggccagctccaaCACCAGGACAGCCAATAGGGTGTAGAGGGCGTGGTAATGGCTGCGCCCGCTGCTCTCCTCCTTACAGGCCAGGTACACGTGCCTGTAGAGACGCTGAgcgtgctgcacacacacacacacagagtgagcgCAGTGGGAGGAGCCAGCATCCTCAGTCTGATCGCTCGCTCACCTTCCTCATGAACAGGCTGTCCTGACGGGAGCACCGATCCTCCCTCAGCTCCAACGCTGACACGTCGAACGCCACGCTGCGGACGCACAGTCAACACCATCAACATCATCAAGCCTCTGATTGGCTCATTTAAACTGATTAGTACATCTGCTGTGACATCACCTGGCTGTGGCGAGCCGGGCGGTGTTGTGGCGGCGGTCGATGAGCGAGGTAAGGATGGACAGCACGAGGAGGCGGATCTCCGGATCCTCCATCAGAGTGAAGGACAGCAGCGGCTCCAGGAAGGACGAGGGCAGCGCCGTCAGCAGGTTGGTGCTCTCGTAGCGGTCTGAGACCTGTAgcggcgaggaggaggaagaggagggcgtGGCTTATTTGGTCACCTGATGTTAGTGAACAGCTGAACTCACCTGGAGGAGGGACTTGAGCAGCATCACCTGGATCATCCTGCTGCCTTCaaacctaacacacacacacacacacacacacagtcagtcacttcctgtcacatggtcaGCACAGGTCTGCACACTGAGCAGCTGTGAGCGGTACCCGGCGTTGGGAGAGCCCAGGGCGGGGTAGATGCCGGGGACGGGGATCTTCCCCATGATGAAGagcatgacctctgacctctggtaGACAGGAAGTGTGTTGGCGAAGGATCctgtgaggaggagcagccatcatgaaaacaaacacgTCTGTTTATAAATGATAACAGAGAACGGGCTCTGACCGATGGTCATGATGACGGCGTCCTGCAGCGTCTCCTCCTCACGGGAGGTGGTCTTGTGTTTCCCCGCGTTGTCATAGTAACCGGTCAGCTGGTAGTCCACGCTCTGCCGGAGCTGTCGCAGCAGCGTGTTGAAGACCTCCAGCACGGTGGGACCTGCAGCGGAAAGCAGAGCGGGAGCGTCACGGCGAGCGGCAGCCACACGCGCTCACACGGGACGCCAGGCGGCGACTCACCCACTGATCCGGTAGCTTCTATGACGGCGGCCTCGGACAGGACCTCCACGATCCCGGCTCTGACGGAGGCCGGGCTCCTGCTGTTGGCGTCCAGGTGAccgagcagctgctggatgacCAGGTGGGAGTGCtgggactgaggacagagacgTGTCAGAGGACGGCTGCGAGAGGACGCGGGTGGCCGTCGGAGTACTGACCTGGATGGAGTACATGATGATCTGGAAACAGCGGACGGCGAAGCCGCGTCCCCCCCACAGACTGTGACTGTCCAGGTGCCTGAAAGCAGAGAGACGACCAACGGGCCCTGAATGCATCACGCCTAGAACTCTGAtgtcagtgtgtctcagtgagGACGTGTCTTACATGAGGACAGGTCTGATGGCGTTGTTAATGTGTCCATAGGCGGCGCGGCCCAGCAGCTCCCTGAAACAcacctctgtctgctctgctggagacccgctacacacacacagacacacacaccctgagtgtTTAAGtgacacgtgtgtgtgcgctgtggTCAGTGAACGCACCTGCTGCCGCTGAGcgtgtgctgctgcaggttgaCCAGCAGGGCGGGGACAATCTGCTCCATGTGACGCGGCTCCCAGATGTTCACCTGCAGCTCGTCGTCCACCGTCTTCCTGACCACGCCCTGCAGGCCGCGGATCCCAGACACACggatcctacacacacacacacacattaatccCACACAGTGCATCATACGACCGATGAATCCTCTGGAGACGGACTTGTTCTGTGTGTCGGGGTCTTCGTGGTCGGAGTGACACATCTCACTGAAGCGGGACACGAAGAAGTCGTAGCTGCGGTGGTACGACGGCGTGTCCTCCTCGATGTTCGCAAACTTGACGAACTGCACGGAGAAAAAAACGACTTTTAAACATCAGGAAAGCATTTCTCTGCAGACACGGTCAGATTATCAGGCAGGATCTGAATAAGATGAGAGATGAATccatctgctgcacacagtgataatccctgagagagtgtgtgtgtctgtgtgagtgtgagtgtgtgtcttacAAACAGCACAGCTTAAAGAttacatgaataaatatgacatgatgcattcagaggcgtgcagtgtgtgtctgtctgtgtgtgtgtgtgtctctgtgtgtgtgtgtgtctctctgtgtgtgtgtgtgtgtctctgtctgtgtgtctgtgtgtgtgtctctgtgtgtgtctctgtctgtctctgtgtgtgtgtctgtgtctgtgtgtctgtgtgtgtctgtgtgtgtctctgtgtctgtgtgtgtgtgtgtgtgtgtgtgtgtctgtgtgtctgtgtgtgtctgtgtgtgtgtgtctgtgtgtgtctgtacagagTTGGTGGCCAGGATGTGGAGGTGTGGCTTGTCGGTCTCCAGCAGGAGGCGCAGCGTGCTGAGGAAGCTCTCCACCAGCAGGTTGATGCTCTGACAGTGAcaggccagcagcagctgctccagcGCCTCCATGGCGATGCAGACgtacctgtcacacacacacaaacacacacacacacacaaacacacacacacacactgctgttactgtgattgtgtgtgagctccctgtgtgtgtgtgtgtgtgtgcactgaccCGTAGCGGTGGCGGTTCAGCTCTCTGGTCAGCCGCTCTGACAGGTACGCGGCGATGCGGTCCAGCTTCTCCGGGGCAGACAGAGCGAAGAAGGTCAGCTTCTCCATGTTGGCTTTGACCAGCCCGTCCTGATCACAtgacacacaggaaggaggtgtgtgtgtgtctgtgtgtgtgtcacactgtttTTCATCTTTTACACTTTAAGGACAAACACTTGTGTTTACCTCGGGGTCCTCTGGGAAGATGTTGTCGACCAGCCGCTTGTAGCGAGGACGCAGAGCCCAGCAGCAACCGCAcagtcctacacacacacacacacacacacacacacacagaaagagaatacacatcacagcctgcagggggcagcagagagagtCATTTTTCATTGTCATGTTCACTGAAATGAGTTCAGAGGATTAAAAGAGGGAAGAGATGgtcacctgccaacacacacacacacacacacacacacacacacacacacacacacacacacaacaatgcagCATCCGCAGCAGTAATACTATGTCTTAAGCCTTAATCCTGCTTGTTGCATAATGTGtgtatattgttgtttttttttagttagcGGAGCTTAAagagtgcgcacacacacacacacacacacacacacacacacacacacacacagacacacacacacacacacactcacacacacacagacacactgtttttaaaaggcacttgtttgtttgttttggtttatcTGCCACATTTTGACATCACTCTGAGATGCGGAGGTCGGAACATTTTAAACTAGCAGATTAAATAATCTGATGTTTGACTAAAGTCCATAAACTTGGTCTACATTTATAATTCTTCCGTTTTCACACATCAGTATAAAGTCTGTCTGACTTTTAATCCCAGCAGAGCATGCTGGGAGGTCTGCTAACATGCTACATGTAGCTTCGCTGCTTTGAAATACACTCAAAGAAAATCTGGATtagcataaaaaaatgttttagaaACTTTTTATAATTTCACACACTGACTTCAGCTGAAATCTGTTTTTAACTTGTTGATAAATATGAAACATTTCTTACCGTACATGAAGACGACTCGTCAGCTCACAtccatcacacactcacacacacacacagataatcctccacacacacacagaggccccGCCCTCTTTCACGCAGCAGATAAGAAGCTGCGCCTGCACGCTCAGGCTGACGAGCTGATGTTCACACCTGGAACAGATGTGTGTTCTCTGTATTAATGAGCGTTAATGGTAACagtgaggtcacacacacacacacacacactcggcagctctgagaggtgtgtgtgtgtgatccgggccatgtgcagcagctcagcagcctGTAATCTGGATTTATGCCTCATTCCAGCAGAATAAATCTGAATCATAAACTGGAATGTTTACATGTCTGATGAGGCGTTTCATTTTTCTCACGCTGTGTCGGTACCTCCGGGCGCCTGGTGGTCCAGCACGGAGCAGCAGTCCTGCAGCAGCCGCCGAGGAGCCTGGGAAACGGCGGGCATGGCGACGGCGCGGGGCAGCGTCACTCCTCTGGGCAGGCTGGGTAGACTGGGCATGGTGAAGCCTCGGGGTAAGCTGGGGGGGCTGACGCCTCTGGGCAGAGAGCTGAGCAGCGCCGGCATGGTCGCCACCCGCGGCATGCTGGGAAACCTGGGAAGCGTCCCGGGCATGTCGTCCTGAGAGCAGCggcaggaggaagtggaggcagagctgtgaatgagaggaggaagaagtgaaGTAAGAACTCTGCGTCGTCCCTCCACACATTCCTCTGAGCGTTAACCCCTTCAGGTCACTATGaaaccaatcaatcaatcataaACTTCAGGATCAATCAGCTGCGGCGGCTCCTACCTGCTCTGTGTCCAGCGCTGCTCTCTGACAGCCGCTTCCCTCCGACACACAGATGAACCGCTGTTTATGTAACCTCTGCTGAGCCTCTGCTGGCCGCCGGCTGGctcatcaataatcaataaGAGTGATCGATGGTCTGCTCTGACATCACGGCACATGTTTCCAAACAGCTGAGGCCGCCCTGCTGCTGAATGACAACGTTACCCCATCGTTCCAGACCTTACACTTTCACCACATTGAACTCTGATGGAGCAGAACTCCAGCCTCCACCTCTGTGCAGCCGGAGCGGcgccctctgctgcctctgcccgctcactgcagcagcagcagatcaatcacacactcactgaaagtagcagcagcatctttattaaaataaaacctgtACACAAACACCCGGTCAGATCAAAGCTTTCCTCCGACCGCAGCCGGCCCTCCTACATACAGTCCTCCAAACTCCGCCTCCAGCGCCGGCAGGTGGAGGTCGCCTGGCTCCGTCTCCTCCAGCATCCTCCACCAGGGCAGCCGGCCTGCCTGCAGCATGGCATTGTGGGCATCGCGGGCGCGGGCAGCGATGGGGCCCGACGGGCTCAGAAAGGAGTCTGCGTCAGTCTCCGTGACGACAGAGAGGGGCGGGGCATCTGTGGGGGGCGGACATGTTTTTAACGACAGCCACCAAGAAGGGTTTCCTAATGACacacgtgagtgtgtgtgtgtgtgtgtgagtgtgtgtgtggagtgtgtgtgtgtgtgtgtgagtgtgtgtgtgtgtgtgagtgtgtgtgagtgtgtgtgtgtgtgtgagtgtgtgtgtgtgtgtgtgtgtgtgagtgtgtgagtgtgtgtgggtgtgtgtgtgtgtgtgtgtgtgtgttggtgtgtgtgagtgtgtgtgtgtgtgagtgtgtgttgtgtgtgagtgtgtgtgagtgtgtgagtgtgtgtgtggtggtgtggtgtgtgtgtgtgagtgtgtgtgtgtgtgtgtgtgtgtgtgtgtgagtgtgtgagggtgtgtgtgtgagtgtgtgtgtgtatgtgagtgtgtgtatgtgagtgtgtgtgtgtgtgtgtgtgtgtgtgagtgtgtgtgagtggtgtgtgtgagtggtgtgtgtgtagtgtgtggtgtgtgtgtgtgagtgtgtgagtgtgtgtgtgagtggtgagtgtgagtgtgtgtgagtgtgtgagtgtgtgagtgtgtgggagtgtgtggtgtgtgtgtggagtgtgtggtgtgtgtgtgtgtgagtgtgtgtgtgtgtgtgagtgtgtgtgtgtgtgtgtgtgtgtgtgtgtgtggtgtgagtgtgtgagtgtggtgagtgtggtgtgagtgtgtgtgtgtgtgtgtgtgagtgtgtgtgtgtgtgtgaggtgtgtgtgtgtgagtgtgtgtgtgtgagtgtgtgagtgtgtgaggtgtgtgagtgtgtgagtgtgtgtgtgtgtgtgagtgtgtgtgtgtgtgtgagtgtgtgtgtgtgtgtgagtgtgtgtgtgtgagtgtgtgtgtgtgtgtgtgtgtgtgtgtgtgagtgtgtgtgagtgtgtgagtgtgtgtgagtgtgtgtgagtgtgtgagtgtgtgtgtgtgtgtgtgagtgtgtgtgagtgtgtgtgtgagtgtgtgtgagtgtgtgagtgtgtgtgtgtgtgtgtgagtgtgtgagtgtgtgtgtgtgtgtgtgagtgtgtgtgagtgtgtgtgagtgtgtgtgagtgtgtgtgagtgtgtgagtgtgtgtgagtgtgtgagtgtgtgtgtgagtgtgtgagtgtgtgtgtttgtgtgtgtgtgtgtgagtgtgtgtgtgtgagtgtgtgtttgtgtgtgtgattgacctcgcagcagctccagctgtgtgtgtgtgtgagtgtgtgtgtgagtgtgtgtgtatgtgagtgtgtgggagtgtgtgtgtttgtgtgtgtgtgtgtgagtgtgtgtgtgtgagtgtgtgtgattgacctcgcagcagctccagctgtgtgtgtgtgtgagtgtgtgtgtgtgtgagtgtgtgagtgtgtgtgtgtgagtgtgtgtgtgtgtgtgtgtgtgtatgtgagtgtgtgtgtgtgtgtgagtgtgtgtgtgtgtgtgtgtgtgtgtgtgagtgtgagtgtgtgtgtgtgtgtgtgtgtgtatgtgagtgtgtgtgtgtgtgagtgtgtgtgtgagtgagtgtgtgtgtgtgtgtgtatgtgagtgtgtgtgtgtgtgagtgtgtgtgtgtgtgtgtgtgtgtgtgtgtgtgagtgtgtgtgtgtgagtgtgtgtgagtgtgtgagtgtgtgtgagtgtgtgagtgtgtgtgtgtgtgtgtgagtgtgtgtgtgtgtggagtgtgtgtgtgtgtgtgtgagtgtgtggtgtgtgagtgtgtgtgtgtgtgtgtgtgtgtgtgtgagtgtgtgtgagtgtgtgagtgtgtgtgagtgtgtgtgagtgtgtgagtgtgtgtgagtgtgtgagtgtgtgtgtgtgtgtgtgagtgtgtgtgagtgtgtgtgtgagtgtgtgtgagtgtgtgagtgtgtgtgtgtgtgtgtgagtgtgtgagtgtgtgtgtgtgtgtgtgtgtgtgtgagtgtgtgtgagtgtgtgtgtgagtgtgtgtgagtgtgtgtgagtgtgtgtgagtgtgtgagtgtgtgtgagtgtgtgagtgtgtgtgtgagtgtgtgagtgtgtgtgtttgtgtgtgtgtgtgtgagtgtgtgtgtgtgagtgtgtgtttgtgtgtgtgattgacctcgcagcagctccagctgtgtgtgtgtgtgagtgtgtgtgtgagtgtgtgtgtatgtgtgtgtgggagtgtgtgtgtttgtgtgtgtgtgtgtgagtgtgtgtgtgtgagtgtgtgtgattgacctcgcagcagctccagctgtgtgtgtgtgtgagtgtgtgtgtgtgtgagtgtgtgagtgtgtgtgtgtgagtgtgtgtgtgtgtgtgtgtgtgtatgtgagtgtgtgtgtgtgtgtgagtgtgtgtgtgtgtgtgtgtgtgtgtgagtgtgagtgtgtgtgtgtgtgtgtgtgtgtatgtgagtgtgtgtgtgtgtgagtgtgtgtgtgagtgagtgtgtgtgtgtgtgtgtatgtgagtgtgtgtgtgtgtgagtgtgtgtgtgtgtgtgtgtgtgtgtgagtgtgtgtgtgtgagtgtgtgtgtttgtgtgtgtgtgtgagtgtgtgtgtttgtgtgtgtgtgtgagtgtttgtgtgagtgtgtgtgtttgtgtgtgtgtgtgtgagtgtgtgagtgtgtgtgattgacctcgcagcagctccagctgtgtgtgtgtgtgagccagcagcgcctccaccctctgctcctccctcctgtgCTGGACTCCCCTCTGCAGCtccgccagcagcagcagctgaacctCCTCGTGGAGGCGCTCACACTCCtcggaggacacacacagtgactgcacacacacacacacacacacacacacacgtcagcgGGCTGcaaagcatcatgggtaaaaggCAGTCAAGCAAATCTCTTACAGGACGGGCAGTGATGTACTCCTCCACCTGACTCTTTAGCTCCGCCCTCTGGCTGTCCGTTAAACCTTCCTGTCCAATCCAGAATGGAGGAATGGGTGGAGACTTTGCTGCTCGCCGCTTTTGTAGAAAACGCCGCACCTGAAAGTGAGAGACAGACTGATGTGTGCTGCAGgttcaggtcagtgtgtgtgtgtgtgtgtgtgtgtgtgtgtaccgctCTCTGTAGCGTCCCGGCGGCCTGctgacgtgtgtgtgcgtgcctcagagtgtgttggagtgtgtcgTTGTAGCGCCGTCGCTCTCTGAAGCCTCTCCAGAAGCTCTGGATCACCACGGCGGCTCGCCGCTCACACTCCTGCAGGTATGACTGCACCtggtctgaaaacacacacacacacacacttgaaggTCTGACGTCAGTAGATCTGATGGATGAGGCTGAGTGTGTAcctgcaggcagcagctgcagcaggtgtctctgtctctggtgGAACTTCCTCCTCGCCTGCTGAcgcctcacacacacctcacacacacacacacacacgttagcTGTTCAGAGGTCTTGTCAGATACCTGCTGCCTGAAACATGTGAGTCACCTGAtacttcagctcctcctcccacaGCTGCGCCTccttctgttgctgctgctgcctcctccgaGCCCtgaaacaaacatggcggcaagTGCGGTCACATGTGTATGGCGGCGTGTGCGGCCATTTGTGTTTCAGCACCAGACCTCACCTGTACCTCCTCTGCAGCGCGCTGACGGCTCTGTTCAGACTCTTCACTCTGCGCCTGGTCTGATGCGACCTCCAGGCCGCCTGGATCACACACGCTGCCTGCACGCGCTCAGTGCTCACCTGCACACGGTCagagaaggtcaaaggtcaggcacGCCAGCATTAGGCAGGTTTAACAGAGTACTGAGACGGACCTCGGACGGCTCTGACTGGACGAGTGCAATCAGCTGATCTACTTCCTGGTcaaagccccgccccctccagTCTTTGTCCAGCAGGCAGTCCAggcctgcagagacagacagagtgacctctgacctttcagc
This region of Parambassis ranga chromosome 2, fParRan2.1, whole genome shotgun sequence genomic DNA includes:
- the LOC114432080 gene encoding protein EFR3 homolog B-like; protein product: MPGTLPRFPSMPRVATMPALLSSLPRGVSPPSLPRGFTMPSLPSLPRGVTLPRAVAMPAVSQAPRRLLQDCCSVLDHQAPGGLCGCCWALRPRYKRLVDNIFPEDPEDGLVKANMEKLTFFALSAPEKLDRIAAYLSERLTRELNRHRYGYVCIAMEALEQLLLACHCQSINLLVESFLSTLRLLLETDKPHLHILATNSFVKFANIEEDTPSYHRSYDFFVSRFSEMCHSDHEDPDTQNKIRVSGIRGLQGVVRKTVDDELQVNIWEPRHMEQIVPALLVNLQQHTLSGSSGSPAEQTEVCFRELLGRAAYGHINNAIRPVLMHLDSHSLWGGRGFAVRCFQIIMYSIQSQHSHLVIQQLLGHLDANSRSPASVRAGIVEVLSEAAVIEATGSVGPTVLEVFNTLLRQLRQSVDYQLTGYYDNAGKHKTTSREEETLQDAVIMTIGSFANTLPVYQRSEVMLFIMGKIPVPGIYPALGSPNAGFEGSRMIQVMLLKSLLQVSDRYESTNLLTALPSSFLEPLLSFTLMEDPEIRLLVLSILTSLIDRRHNTARLATASVAFDVSALELREDRCSRQDSLFMRKHAQRLYRHVYLACKEESSGRSHYHALYTLLAVLVLELANEEVVVDLIRLVLALQELALSNQESLSTFNRCGVHAVSAAFLDLLSQLGPPPLLHEHITQVIERRQKGAPHLLPEHVFCDDPRLPDGTLTVDEGFLFVQSTICEALTGSSYSAHSERLNTPYTPQLTEEDRLSRRKSIGDVISVQMDMDAQCCPDTPQKPQTEQITFETLKSAIEDRGQVEEEERRRRMQLAEHFQTAPFEEIAAQCGARTSRLQSRLDQVFDLIIRPPPSPSGQSPPRSTPLYEMKFPDLCVY
- the iqcb1 gene encoding IQ calmodulin-binding motif-containing protein 1 is translated as MEEEAVSELRRQLQNEDLTPEQKVNLLNSSLNKALSSAAVQTHSSVLTGVKSQLYHSGVLRHCVHALSLHPRRPQGHWSAIATLAQLTSSCCIGVDAGRRSETFHRLFLPSVMDAVLSVASQLMRRKEFVSLFRKVMDSVGWLLSAHTQLTAQVLSSVHYEQIQMCDDARVSLLCIQLWTQLCGASRDFLAGLSDDSVLLLLNEAVGQLALSSDSAVGGASLKLMLLMATQLGLRLRPLLHSFRGLDCLLDKDWRGRGFDQEVDQLIALVQSEPSEVSTERVQAACVIQAAWRSHQTRRRVKSLNRAVSALQRRYRARRRQQQQQKEAQLWEEELKYQVCVRRQQARRKFHQRQRHLLQLLPADQVQSYLQECERRAAVVIQSFWRGFRERRRYNDTLQHTLRHAHTRQQAAGTLQRAVRRFLQKRRAAKSPPIPPFWIGQEGLTDSQRAELKSQVEEYITARPSLCVSSEECERLHEEVQLLLLAELQRGVQHRREEQRVEALLAHTHTQLELLRDAPPLSVVTETDADSFLSPSGPIAARARDAHNAMLQAGRLPWWRMLEETEPGDLHLPALEAEFGGLYVGGPAAVGGKL